The Pseudomonadota bacterium genome includes a window with the following:
- the urtC gene encoding urea ABC transporter permease subunit UrtC — MERTFLIKNPSVMIFISLLAVFTLTVTLLSEGLGTGFVSTAMVKTLGMTLCFCLIAIAMDLVWGYCGILSLGHFAFFGLGGYMIGMWLMYARTEDIVAASLANAELPPTEQEIVDAIGTQIFGVVGSSEFPWVWAFADSLLIQLILVVAVPGLLALVFGWLAFRSRVTGVYLSILTQAMTLALSLYLFQNDSGLRGNNGLSGLQNIPGMADTPQSVLSVWFLWASAVALGLGYMFAAWVVSGKFGSVIRGIRDDEARVRFLGYPVEGFKLFIFTLTAVMAGIAGALYYPQAGIINPAEVAPIASIYLAVWVAIGGRGRLYGAVIGAAFVSLLSTWFTGGRVPNVNLGFYTIEWVSWWQVALGVSFVLVTLFAPKGIGGLADLFINRKMPDRHGADLGPDTGSLREREADA; from the coding sequence ATGGAGAGAACCTTTCTGATCAAGAACCCAAGCGTGATGATTTTCATCAGCTTGCTCGCGGTATTCACTTTGACTGTGACGCTGCTGTCGGAAGGCCTCGGGACGGGCTTTGTCTCCACCGCTATGGTCAAGACCCTCGGCATGACGCTTTGCTTTTGCCTTATCGCGATCGCGATGGATTTGGTCTGGGGGTATTGCGGTATCCTCTCGCTCGGCCATTTCGCCTTCTTCGGACTTGGCGGCTACATGATCGGCATGTGGCTCATGTATGCGCGCACCGAAGACATCGTTGCTGCATCGCTGGCCAATGCGGAGCTTCCGCCGACCGAGCAGGAGATCGTAGACGCGATCGGGACCCAGATCTTTGGTGTCGTCGGCTCGTCGGAGTTTCCCTGGGTGTGGGCCTTCGCCGATAGCCTCCTTATTCAGTTGATTCTGGTGGTCGCGGTTCCGGGGTTGCTGGCTTTGGTCTTCGGCTGGCTCGCGTTCCGATCCCGGGTGACGGGGGTATATCTTTCCATCCTTACCCAAGCGATGACGCTCGCCTTGTCGCTCTACCTGTTTCAGAACGACAGCGGCCTGCGCGGGAACAATGGGCTTTCAGGCCTGCAAAACATCCCCGGAATGGCTGATACGCCGCAAAGCGTTCTTTCGGTCTGGTTCCTCTGGGCATCCGCGGTTGCGCTGGGGCTTGGCTACATGTTCGCGGCCTGGGTGGTCTCAGGGAAGTTCGGGTCGGTCATTCGCGGCATACGGGACGACGAAGCGCGGGTCCGGTTCCTCGGCTACCCTGTGGAAGGCTTCAAGCTGTTTATCTTCACGCTCACAGCCGTGATGGCCGGCATTGCGGGCGCGCTCTATTACCCTCAGGCGGGCATCATAAATCCCGCGGAAGTCGCGCCAATCGCCTCGATCTATCTCGCGGTCTGGGTTGCCATCGGAGGACGCGGGCGGCTCTATGGTGCGGTTATCGGTGCAGCTTTCGTTTCTCTGCTTTCAACATGGTTCACCGGCGGGCGCGTTCCCAATGTAAACCTAGGCTTCTACACCATCGAGTGGGTAAGCTGGTGGCAAGTCGCACTCGGTGTTTCATTTGTTCTGGTGACGTTGTTTGCACCTAAAGGCATTGGAGGGCTCGCCGACCTCTTCATAAACCGCAAAATGCCAGATCGGCATGGCGCCGACCTGGGGCCGGATACCGGTTCGTTACGCGAGCGCGAGGCGGACGCATGA
- the urtB gene encoding urea ABC transporter permease subunit UrtB: MLFSVPLRLFAVVCIGLLFLAARPAVAQEAGPLQNLLQENRELIEQSSRRTIGPVIEAIVGSGLEQAPAFLEAWQARSVYQRSSDGLFFVGREVDGDDVAFDVDTGADVEPITRDTYDQLRPNGGVRGVIGAALVQFQLSDPNSETRQAALQAIARDAQESHLPALRASIDGESDPEILARKERLERILTIEFGETEEERVEAIEGFAGDIGLDVRAALNPLLVTRLEVTAAAEPPATQNVARVLQPGTDALPRNEAYAQLVGARLAPPVISSDDVRSALIANIEGATVGGFAVANLDNEDTRILAYQTLAEAGLVDAAPTEDEIEAALSAHTFFESYAERSPAVTDAASATLQSIEISLLANQTADLALDALSLGSIYFLAAIGLAITFGVMGVINMAHGEFIMLGAYTGYVVQLFVPDLTLSILIALPLAFAITFGAGVAMERLIIRWLYQRPLETLLATFGISIALQQLAKNIFGTQARPFTAPDWLDGALVINDVVAISYIRIAIFILALVFLAIYLFVMNRTRLGLEVRAVTQNPKMAASMGINPDRINMLTFGFGSGIAGVAGIGIGLFGQVTTEMGQQYIVQSFMTVVVGGVGSVWGTLAGAGMIGGLQKFIEFLNPSNTLAAQTYMILFIILFIQFRPRGIVALKGRAAEG; this comes from the coding sequence ATGTTGTTTTCCGTCCCGCTGCGCTTGTTTGCTGTCGTTTGTATCGGCTTGCTTTTTCTGGCCGCGCGACCAGCAGTTGCCCAGGAAGCAGGCCCGCTCCAAAATCTGCTGCAGGAAAACCGAGAGCTCATTGAACAAAGCTCTCGGCGGACTATCGGGCCGGTCATAGAAGCTATCGTTGGAAGCGGACTCGAGCAGGCTCCAGCGTTTCTCGAAGCCTGGCAAGCCAGAAGTGTTTATCAGCGCAGCTCGGATGGCTTGTTTTTTGTCGGGCGCGAAGTGGACGGCGACGACGTCGCCTTCGATGTCGACACGGGTGCTGACGTGGAGCCCATCACACGGGACACATACGATCAACTGCGCCCCAATGGTGGCGTTCGCGGTGTCATCGGCGCGGCGCTGGTCCAGTTTCAGCTTTCCGATCCTAATTCCGAAACGCGGCAAGCTGCGCTTCAGGCGATTGCCCGCGATGCCCAGGAATCACACCTCCCCGCATTGAGGGCTTCTATCGATGGGGAAAGCGACCCAGAGATTCTTGCGCGGAAAGAGCGCCTTGAACGAATTTTGACCATTGAATTTGGAGAAACGGAAGAGGAACGGGTCGAGGCGATTGAAGGCTTTGCCGGCGATATCGGCCTAGATGTACGCGCTGCGCTCAACCCGCTGCTTGTCACCCGACTTGAAGTAACAGCGGCAGCCGAGCCACCGGCTACCCAAAACGTTGCTCGGGTCCTGCAGCCGGGCACGGACGCGCTCCCCCGCAATGAGGCTTATGCCCAGTTGGTCGGCGCGCGACTGGCCCCGCCCGTGATCTCGTCAGATGACGTTCGCAGCGCTCTGATAGCTAACATTGAAGGCGCAACTGTTGGTGGCTTTGCCGTGGCTAACCTCGATAACGAGGACACACGCATCCTAGCCTACCAGACCCTTGCCGAAGCAGGGCTGGTTGACGCCGCGCCGACAGAAGATGAGATCGAAGCAGCCCTTTCGGCGCATACGTTCTTTGAGAGCTATGCTGAGCGTTCACCCGCGGTCACAGATGCCGCATCTGCGACACTGCAGTCCATCGAAATAAGTCTCCTCGCCAACCAGACGGCCGACCTTGCCCTCGATGCGCTATCGCTCGGCTCAATTTACTTCCTCGCCGCCATCGGCCTTGCCATCACCTTTGGTGTCATGGGCGTCATCAACATGGCCCATGGCGAGTTCATTATGCTGGGTGCGTACACGGGCTACGTGGTGCAGCTCTTCGTGCCTGACCTAACCCTGTCTATCCTTATTGCTTTGCCTTTGGCCTTCGCGATCACCTTCGGTGCCGGAGTGGCGATGGAGCGGCTTATCATCCGCTGGCTTTATCAACGCCCGCTCGAAACGCTTCTCGCTACCTTTGGGATTTCGATTGCACTGCAGCAGCTCGCCAAGAATATCTTCGGCACCCAGGCTCGCCCCTTCACCGCGCCGGACTGGCTCGATGGCGCGCTGGTGATCAACGATGTCGTCGCGATCAGCTACATCCGCATTGCGATCTTCATTCTGGCGCTTGTGTTTCTTGCGATCTACCTGTTCGTAATGAATCGGACCCGGCTGGGCCTTGAAGTGCGTGCCGTTACGCAAAACCCAAAGATGGCCGCCTCGATGGGTATCAACCCGGACCGGATCAACATGTTGACCTTCGGCTTCGGCTCGGGAATCGCGGGTGTCGCGGGCATTGGTATCGGCCTGTTCGGACAAGTCACCACGGAGATGGGCCAGCAATACATCGTCCAAAGCTTCATGACTGTCGTGGTCGGCGGTGTCGGTAGCGTGTGGGGAACGCTGGCGGGTGCAGGCATGATCGGTGGGCTTCAGAAATTCATCGAGTTCCTCAACCCCTCCAATACGCTCGCCGCCCAAACCTACATGATCCTGTTCATCATTTTGTTCATTCAGTTCAGGCCACGCGGCATTGTCGCGCTCAAGGGCCGGGCCGCGGAGGGTTAG
- the urtA gene encoding urea ABC transporter substrate-binding protein: MGLLATTALPFTPLRALAQGEPIKIGILHSLSGTMAISETTLKDTMEMLIAQQNEKGGVLGRPLEAVVVDPASDWPLFAEKARELISVEGVDVMFGCWTSVSRKSVLPVIEELNGLLFYPVQYEGEESSKNVFYTGAAPNQQAIPATDYFLEELGVEKFALLGTDYVYPRTTNNILESYLQSKGIAPEDIFVNYTPFGHSDWSSIVADVVALGADGQKVGVISTINGDANIGFYRELAAAGISADDIPVVAFSVGEEELSGLDTSNLVGHLAAWNYFQSADTEINEEFVAAWKAFAGEDRVTNDPMEAHYIGFNMWVQAVEQAGTTDVDAVRDAMYGQQVPNLTGGTAEMLPNHHLTKPVLIGEIRDDGQFDIISQTEEVPGDAWTDFLPESAVLASNWPELGCGMYNTETSTCVQIESNY; this comes from the coding sequence ATGGGGTTGCTGGCTACGACCGCACTGCCATTCACGCCACTGCGCGCCCTCGCTCAGGGCGAGCCGATCAAGATAGGTATCCTGCATTCGCTGTCTGGAACCATGGCGATCTCTGAGACGACGCTCAAAGACACTATGGAGATGCTGATCGCACAGCAAAACGAGAAGGGTGGCGTGCTTGGTCGGCCTCTCGAAGCTGTTGTTGTCGACCCAGCCTCCGACTGGCCGTTGTTTGCCGAAAAGGCACGTGAACTGATTTCGGTCGAAGGCGTTGATGTGATGTTTGGCTGCTGGACCTCGGTTAGCCGCAAATCTGTCCTGCCCGTCATCGAAGAGCTGAACGGGTTGCTCTTCTACCCTGTCCAATATGAGGGCGAAGAATCATCGAAGAACGTCTTCTACACCGGTGCAGCGCCGAACCAGCAGGCGATCCCTGCAACCGATTACTTCCTTGAGGAACTTGGCGTCGAAAAGTTTGCGCTGCTTGGTACTGACTATGTGTACCCGCGCACCACCAACAATATCCTCGAAAGCTACCTGCAATCCAAGGGCATTGCGCCGGAGGATATTTTCGTCAACTACACGCCGTTTGGGCACTCTGATTGGTCGTCGATCGTTGCAGATGTTGTTGCGCTCGGCGCGGATGGCCAGAAGGTTGGAGTTATCTCCACGATCAACGGTGACGCCAACATCGGCTTCTATCGCGAGCTCGCAGCGGCAGGTATCTCTGCCGATGACATTCCGGTCGTCGCTTTCTCGGTCGGGGAGGAAGAGCTTTCCGGCCTCGATACGTCCAACCTCGTGGGTCACCTGGCTGCGTGGAACTACTTCCAGTCAGCCGACACGGAGATCAACGAAGAGTTCGTCGCCGCCTGGAAAGCCTTTGCCGGCGAAGATCGTGTGACGAACGATCCGATGGAAGCGCACTATATCGGCTTTAACATGTGGGTGCAGGCGGTCGAACAGGCCGGCACGACGGATGTGGATGCTGTCCGTGACGCCATGTACGGCCAACAGGTTCCGAATCTGACCGGCGGCACCGCTGAAATGCTGCCGAACCACCATCTCACCAAGCCGGTGCTCATTGGCGAAATTCGTGATGATGGTCAGTTCGACATCATTTCGCAGACCGAAGAAGTTCCGGGCGACGCTTGGACCGACTTCTTGCCAGAGTCGGCTGTTCTCGCCTCCAACTGGCCTGAGCTTGGATGCGGCATGTACAACACTGAGACGTCGACCTGCGTGCAGATCGAGTCGAACTACTAG